In Armatimonadota bacterium, the following proteins share a genomic window:
- a CDS encoding aldo/keto reductase: protein MKYRELGTSGVKVSEISLGCWTMGGLNWVNGNPNGWANVDEDEITQAIKVAVDRGVNHFDNADVYGNGRAEQMLRRVLDRLGLKSTDFVIATKIGWFPGTAEHAYEPAHIRHQCEQSLINLGRDHIDIYYFHHGDFGENWKYLDGAIEVMNRLVDEGKVRLKGQSAYSEDHFEHIVPKLKPSVLQSWAHALDDHFVRPGSRVSNLMQERGISFVAFSPLAQARLLDKYDASTPPQFEPGDHRLNSRAFSAEALSELKPKLARLKARFGEKTEDLAAIALNYILAQPSVACVIPGFRNERQVACNLTADGRELTSDDLAFICEALR, encoded by the coding sequence ATGAAGTACCGCGAACTTGGAACCTCGGGCGTCAAGGTGTCGGAGATCAGCCTCGGCTGCTGGACCATGGGCGGCCTGAACTGGGTCAACGGCAACCCCAACGGCTGGGCCAACGTCGACGAGGACGAAATCACGCAGGCGATCAAGGTGGCCGTGGACCGTGGCGTCAACCACTTCGATAATGCCGACGTCTACGGCAACGGCCGCGCCGAACAGATGCTCAGGCGGGTGCTCGATCGGCTTGGCCTGAAATCCACCGATTTCGTCATCGCCACAAAAATCGGCTGGTTCCCCGGCACGGCGGAGCATGCTTACGAGCCCGCGCACATCCGGCACCAGTGCGAGCAGTCGCTCATCAACTTGGGGCGTGACCACATCGACATCTACTACTTCCACCACGGCGACTTTGGCGAGAACTGGAAGTACCTGGACGGCGCCATCGAGGTGATGAACCGCCTGGTCGATGAGGGAAAGGTCCGGCTGAAAGGGCAATCGGCCTATTCCGAGGACCACTTCGAGCACATCGTCCCTAAGCTCAAACCCTCGGTCCTGCAAAGCTGGGCCCACGCCTTGGACGATCACTTTGTGCGTCCCGGCTCGCGGGTCAGCAACCTGATGCAAGAGCGCGGGATTTCGTTTGTCGCTTTCAGCCCGCTCGCGCAGGCGAGGCTGCTCGACAAGTACGACGCCTCGACACCGCCCCAGTTCGAGCCTGGAGATCACCGCTTGAACTCAAGAGCCTTCTCCGCCGAGGCGCTCTCGGAGCTCAAGCCAAAGCTCGCAAGGCTGAAGGCCCGCTTCGGTGAAAAGACCGAAGACCTCGCGGCGATCGCGCTCAACTACATCCTCGCCCAGCCCAGCGTGGCCTGCGTCATCCCGGGGTTCAGGAACGAACGTCAAGTGGCCTGCAACCTGACGGCGGATGGCAGGGAGCTGACTTCGGACGACCTGGCGTTCATCTGTGAGGCGTTGAGATAG
- a CDS encoding PD40 domain-containing protein has translation MLTFLAPMLLAQTQDSVLVGDNPKEPHLRNVRQLTFGGQNAEAYWSFDGKQIVYQTRQPEWPDEQIVVMNADGSGKRLLSTGLGRCTCSYFTPDGKWLYFSSTHDRNKGAQTPVDHSKGYVWMVNPQFSIYRVRADGSGLTKVIDKNAYVAETTIDPGGKYMTWTSNFEGDLEIYRSDLNGGNVKRLTRNVGYDGGPFVSWDGKKIVYRRYDLKTQTEVDDYRKLLAENLVRPSKLEVYMMDADGKNPRRVTSLNCASFAPFLSPDNQWIIFCSNFGDKKGREFDLWRIRVDGTDLERITRSPEFDGFPMFSRDGKHLVFASNRNGKVRGETNVFVADWIE, from the coding sequence ATGCTCACGTTCCTCGCGCCAATGCTCCTGGCGCAGACACAGGATTCAGTTCTCGTTGGCGACAACCCCAAGGAGCCTCACCTCAGAAACGTCCGCCAGCTCACCTTTGGCGGCCAGAACGCCGAAGCCTATTGGAGTTTCGACGGAAAGCAGATCGTGTACCAGACGCGACAGCCCGAGTGGCCGGATGAGCAGATCGTGGTCATGAACGCCGATGGATCGGGCAAGCGCCTGCTTTCTACGGGCCTGGGCCGCTGCACGTGCAGCTACTTCACTCCCGACGGCAAGTGGCTCTATTTCAGTTCGACCCACGATAGGAACAAGGGCGCGCAGACCCCGGTGGACCACTCCAAGGGCTACGTCTGGATGGTCAATCCCCAGTTCTCGATCTACCGGGTCCGGGCGGACGGTTCTGGGCTGACGAAGGTGATCGACAAGAACGCCTATGTGGCCGAGACGACCATCGATCCAGGCGGAAAGTACATGACCTGGACATCCAACTTCGAGGGCGACCTCGAGATCTACCGCTCAGACCTGAACGGCGGCAACGTGAAGCGCCTCACCCGCAACGTGGGCTACGACGGCGGCCCGTTCGTGAGCTGGGACGGCAAGAAGATCGTGTATCGGCGGTATGACCTAAAGACGCAGACAGAGGTGGACGACTACCGAAAGCTCCTGGCCGAGAACCTGGTCAGGCCTTCGAAGCTGGAGGTCTACATGATGGACGCGGACGGTAAGAACCCCCGGCGGGTGACCAGCCTCAACTGCGCCAGCTTCGCACCGTTTCTATCGCCAGACAACCAGTGGATCATCTTCTGTTCGAACTTCGGCGACAAGAAGGGCCGGGAGTTCGACCTGTGGCGTATCCGGGTGGACGGGACGGACCTCGAGCGCATCACCCGCAGCCCAGAGTTCGACGGGTTCCCGATGTTTAGTCGCGATGGGAAGCACCTGGTCTTCGCGAGCAACAGGAATGGCAAGGTTCGCGGCGAAACAAACGTGTTCGTGGCGGACTGGATCGAATAG
- the rplK gene encoding 50S ribosomal protein L11 → MAKKISSVIKLNIPAGKGTPAPPVGPALGQAGINMMEFLKKFNEMTQPQMGYVLPVEITVFEDRSYAFVVKQPLTTDLIKQAIGLEKGSSNPRKEIVSSIGKDKLREVAKKKMADFNTSDEEMAMRIVAGSARSMGVKVED, encoded by the coding sequence ATGGCAAAAAAGATTTCCAGCGTCATCAAGCTCAACATTCCTGCCGGAAAGGGAACTCCTGCCCCGCCCGTTGGCCCAGCGCTCGGCCAGGCCGGCATCAACATGATGGAGTTCCTGAAGAAGTTCAACGAGATGACCCAGCCCCAGATGGGCTATGTGCTTCCCGTTGAGATCACGGTTTTCGAGGATCGGTCGTATGCGTTCGTGGTCAAGCAGCCGCTGACCACTGACCTGATCAAGCAGGCGATCGGGCTGGAGAAAGGCTCCAGCAACCCCCGAAAGGAAATCGTCTCATCGATCGGAAAGGACAAGCTTCGCGAGGTCGCCAAGAAGAAGATGGCCGACTTCAACACCTCCGACGAGGAGATGGCGATGCGGATCGTCGCCGGCTCAGCGCGTTCGATGGGTGTGAAAGTCGAGGACTAA
- a CDS encoding rhomboid family intramembrane serine protease: MVTRDPNDFRNFKLRNGAPATTVIVSAVLIGFLLCWFDRSFRTFEAFRFQTNLFGSRPWTALTYAYCDSGVVSVLFAGYWLWTMGGALERDIGTKALASFWLVESLLCPITFWVGSKVLGADGLLIGPWVPLAGLTMVWGLRNASARMLLFFVVPVSGRAIAWLAALLVLFGAYSVQMRYAPGLAVFAALPLVFAWSLGTRRMKLPGIPERGAKGNDFVRGAGFYSKEYFDDVKRRERDRAEKERLKRLLEGPSGDEK, encoded by the coding sequence ATGGTCACGAGAGACCCCAACGACTTCCGCAACTTCAAGCTGAGGAACGGCGCGCCGGCGACGACCGTCATCGTGTCTGCCGTTCTGATCGGGTTTCTGCTCTGCTGGTTTGACCGCTCGTTCCGGACCTTTGAGGCATTCCGCTTTCAGACCAACCTCTTCGGCTCGCGTCCGTGGACCGCCCTGACCTACGCTTATTGCGACTCGGGCGTTGTTTCGGTGCTCTTCGCGGGCTACTGGCTCTGGACGATGGGCGGCGCCCTGGAGCGCGATATAGGCACCAAAGCGCTGGCCAGTTTCTGGCTGGTCGAGTCGCTGCTCTGCCCCATCACGTTCTGGGTCGGCTCCAAGGTCCTCGGCGCAGACGGCCTGTTGATCGGTCCCTGGGTGCCTCTTGCGGGCCTTACGATGGTCTGGGGGCTGCGCAACGCGAGCGCGCGGATGCTCCTCTTCTTTGTAGTACCGGTAAGTGGTCGGGCGATCGCCTGGCTCGCTGCCTTGCTCGTCCTGTTCGGGGCCTACAGCGTCCAAATGCGCTACGCCCCGGGGCTCGCAGTCTTTGCCGCATTGCCGCTCGTCTTCGCCTGGTCACTTGGCACACGTAGAATGAAGCTCCCTGGGATCCCTGAGCGGGGTGCAAAAGGCAACGACTTCGTTCGGGGCGCGGGCTTCTATTCCAAGGAGTACTTCGACGACGTCAAGCGCCGCGAGAGGGACCGAGCCGAAAAGGAACGCCTGAAGAGGCTCCTCGAGGGCCCTTCAGGCGACGAAAAGTGA
- a CDS encoding Gfo/Idh/MocA family oxidoreductase: MGTWNVGVVGVGNISGIYLENLGAYARTQVVSCADLDMDRAKSVAEAKGIPKAQTVDALLADTEVDVVLNLTVPKAHYAVSKAALEAGKHVYVEKPLSVNRDEARELKELADAKGLRLGCAPDTVLGAGIQTCRKLIDDGAIGEPVGANAFMLCPGHESWHPSPEFYYEKGGGPMLDMGPYYVTALVTLLGGVGSVFAECRTPRATRTITSEPKKGKVVPVETPTHIVGLLSFQNGAVGQITTSFDVQRTTLPCIEVYGSEGSILVPDPNGFGGPVKLFRKGESDWHEVPLTHGFAKNSRGLGLLDLVCAIDYSRPNRVDGGLSYHVTDVMLSLLDASDKGTRMALNSAVERPAPMPGATDERDLPG, translated from the coding sequence ATGGGAACGTGGAACGTCGGCGTCGTCGGAGTCGGAAACATCAGCGGCATCTACCTAGAGAATTTGGGCGCCTACGCGCGGACCCAGGTCGTCTCCTGCGCGGACTTGGACATGGACCGCGCCAAGAGCGTGGCTGAGGCCAAGGGTATCCCGAAGGCCCAAACGGTGGACGCGCTCTTGGCCGATACGGAGGTTGATGTCGTTCTCAACCTGACCGTTCCCAAGGCGCACTACGCCGTCTCAAAGGCCGCACTGGAGGCCGGAAAGCACGTCTACGTCGAAAAGCCGCTATCGGTGAACCGAGATGAGGCGCGCGAGCTGAAAGAGCTTGCCGATGCGAAGGGCTTGAGGCTGGGCTGCGCGCCGGACACGGTGCTTGGCGCGGGAATTCAGACGTGCAGAAAGCTCATCGACGACGGCGCGATCGGTGAGCCCGTAGGCGCCAACGCGTTCATGCTCTGCCCGGGACACGAAAGCTGGCATCCGTCCCCGGAGTTCTATTACGAGAAGGGCGGCGGTCCGATGCTCGATATGGGCCCCTACTATGTGACCGCATTGGTCACGCTGTTGGGCGGGGTGGGCAGCGTTTTCGCCGAGTGCCGAACCCCCCGCGCCACGCGCACCATTACGAGCGAGCCGAAGAAGGGGAAGGTCGTTCCGGTAGAGACCCCTACCCACATCGTCGGGCTTCTTTCGTTTCAAAACGGTGCGGTGGGGCAGATCACAACGAGCTTCGACGTGCAGCGCACGACGCTGCCATGCATCGAGGTCTACGGGTCAGAAGGCTCGATATTGGTGCCCGATCCGAACGGTTTTGGCGGCCCCGTCAAGCTGTTCCGCAAGGGCGAAAGCGACTGGCATGAGGTTCCGCTGACCCACGGTTTCGCCAAGAACTCGAGGGGCCTTGGCTTGCTCGACCTGGTTTGCGCCATCGACTACAGTAGGCCGAACCGGGTGGACGGCGGCTTGAGCTATCACGTGACCGACGTGATGCTGAGCCTCCTCGACGCTTCGGACAAGGGGACCAGGATGGCCCTGAACAGCGCCGTAGAGCGGCCCGCCCCGATGCCCGGGGCCACCGACGAACGCGACCTTCCAGGATAG
- a CDS encoding OsmC family protein: MRMDLEWKGDLAFEITDAEGDKCMMNSDRDAPSHLKGPSPMQALAASIGACAAMDVIAILKKKRQEVTSYRVVVEAERVPEGTYPRPFTSVAVRHIVKGRNLDEAAVKRAVELSEQKYCSVAATLRTSPPMTHVYEIAEAS; encoded by the coding sequence ATGAGGATGGATCTGGAATGGAAGGGCGACCTCGCCTTTGAGATCACGGACGCCGAGGGCGACAAATGCATGATGAACAGCGACCGGGATGCCCCGAGCCACCTGAAGGGCCCCAGCCCCATGCAGGCGCTTGCGGCTTCGATCGGCGCATGTGCGGCGATGGACGTCATCGCGATCCTCAAAAAGAAGCGTCAGGAAGTGACGTCGTATCGCGTCGTGGTTGAAGCTGAGAGGGTGCCCGAGGGCACTTACCCGCGCCCGTTCACGTCGGTGGCCGTCAGGCACATCGTGAAGGGCCGCAACCTCGACGAGGCGGCCGTGAAACGAGCGGTAGAACTCAGCGAACAGAAGTACTGCTCTGTGGCAGCGACGCTGCGGACGTCACCGCCCATGACGCACGTTTACGAAATCGCTGAAGCGAGCTGA
- a CDS encoding polysaccharide export protein — MLASFSAGQSPTYQLQSEDVLRIQVYNETQVDSQVPVGYDGNIAAPFVGSVKAAGRTIDELAAELTQLYIQRLRLRDPRVSVTIIRFRELKATVIGAVRQPGSFPIRKGETIVTLLGRAALDTERADPYRATLRKARSQEQIPIDLYSLLNRADTSQNYEIEDGDELFVPQDTRNHVNLIGTIQRPSQYPYRDGMKLTDLIAIGGGEIPGRTKFSETIVFRPIAGQNDQYRPIKCDLVKFFMKGDFTQDITLRPGDIVFISKTKTPPISEISGAVNTVWIFNLLSRQGIFGFNPF, encoded by the coding sequence ATGCTTGCGTCATTCTCGGCTGGACAATCCCCGACCTATCAGCTTCAGTCTGAAGACGTTCTTAGGATTCAGGTCTACAACGAAACTCAAGTGGATTCTCAGGTGCCAGTCGGTTACGATGGCAACATCGCGGCACCCTTCGTGGGAAGCGTCAAGGCAGCGGGTCGCACTATCGACGAACTCGCCGCCGAACTCACTCAGCTCTACATCCAAAGGCTTCGCCTTCGAGACCCCCGCGTTTCGGTGACGATCATCCGGTTTCGTGAGCTCAAAGCAACCGTAATAGGCGCCGTTCGGCAACCAGGAAGCTTTCCGATTCGAAAGGGCGAAACGATCGTCACGTTGCTGGGCCGAGCCGCACTCGACACCGAGCGAGCCGACCCTTACCGTGCCACCTTGAGGAAAGCACGATCCCAAGAGCAGATCCCCATCGACCTCTATTCGCTTTTGAACCGGGCGGATACGTCGCAGAACTACGAAATCGAAGACGGGGACGAACTCTTCGTCCCGCAGGACACTCGGAACCACGTGAACTTGATCGGCACCATCCAAAGGCCGAGCCAGTATCCTTATCGCGACGGGATGAAGCTGACCGACCTCATTGCGATCGGTGGGGGCGAGATCCCGGGGCGGACCAAGTTCAGCGAGACGATCGTATTCCGGCCGATCGCAGGCCAAAACGACCAATACCGGCCGATCAAATGCGATTTGGTCAAGTTCTTCATGAAAGGCGATTTCACGCAGGACATCACGCTCAGGCCAGGCGATATCGTCTTCATTTCAAAGACGAAGACGCCTCCTATCAGCGAAATCTCCGGAGCGGTCAACACCGTTTGGATCTTCAACCTGCTCTCCCGACAGGGGATCTTTGGGTTCAACCCGTTCTAG
- the rsmI gene encoding 16S rRNA (cytidine(1402)-2'-O)-methyltransferase, with protein sequence MPAKLILVATPIGNLGDLSPRAAETLIAADFWIVEDTRQSAKLQAALNTKKRMVVLNDHTPESRYGALLREIESAGSVALITDAGCPGISDPGAHLADLWYEAGEQVDAIPGPSAVTTALMLSGYYAQRFAFLGYLPRKAGAVRKELDAFTDSPLTIVLFESPFRAKNLIETAYSTLGERRYTICREISKLHQQVFRSTLPSVPSQQQVPEKGEWTLVIEGKRKVGHDVGVR encoded by the coding sequence ATGCCGGCTAAGCTGATCCTTGTCGCGACGCCGATCGGCAACCTCGGGGACCTCTCACCCCGGGCCGCCGAGACGCTCATCGCAGCGGACTTCTGGATCGTGGAGGACACGCGCCAAAGTGCGAAGCTGCAGGCCGCGTTGAACACGAAGAAGCGGATGGTGGTGCTCAACGACCATACGCCAGAGTCCCGGTATGGAGCGCTGCTGCGGGAAATCGAGAGCGCGGGCTCGGTGGCCTTGATCACCGACGCAGGCTGTCCCGGGATCAGCGACCCCGGCGCCCACCTTGCAGACCTCTGGTATGAGGCCGGCGAGCAAGTGGACGCCATCCCAGGTCCCAGCGCGGTGACCACGGCGCTGATGCTCAGCGGTTACTACGCCCAGCGGTTCGCTTTTCTCGGCTATCTTCCAAGAAAGGCTGGGGCAGTCCGAAAGGAGTTGGATGCTTTTACAGATAGTCCGCTCACAATCGTCCTGTTTGAAAGCCCGTTTCGAGCCAAGAATCTCATTGAGACTGCCTACTCCACATTGGGCGAGCGCCGCTACACCATCTGTCGTGAAATTTCCAAGCTTCATCAGCAGGTTTTTCGATCCACTCTGCCCTCTGTTCCGTCTCAACAGCAAGTGCCGGAGAAGGGCGAATGGACCTTAGTGATTGAAGGAAAGCGCAAGGTTGGGCACGATGTTGGGGTAAGGTAA
- a CDS encoding formamidopyrimidine-DNA glycosylase has product MPELPDVMVYVRALRQRAVEQSLTELRVWNPFVLRTVDPPVSALKGQTVLDVRRLGKRIAVGFEDDLWLVIHLMIAGRLRWFEPGKGPKGKPPKIFHASLQFETGMLVLTEASSHKRASIHVVRGEDALAAHDPGGIEPLECSLESFRQQILSENRTLKRALTNPRAFSGIGNAYSDEILHAARLSPLRLTRSLAAEEVERLWSQTRRTLSDWSEKLWTEFGGRFPGPGEITAFRPDFAAHGKFGMPCPVCGSPIQRIRYAENETNYCANCQNEGRLLADRALSRLLKSDWPKTLEEMEGG; this is encoded by the coding sequence ATGCCCGAGTTGCCTGACGTGATGGTGTATGTGCGCGCCCTGCGGCAGCGCGCGGTGGAACAATCCCTGACGGAGCTGAGGGTCTGGAACCCGTTCGTGCTTCGCACGGTCGATCCGCCAGTCTCGGCGCTGAAGGGTCAAACGGTCCTCGATGTGCGGCGCTTGGGGAAGCGAATTGCCGTCGGGTTTGAAGACGATCTGTGGCTGGTGATCCACTTGATGATCGCCGGAAGGCTCCGCTGGTTTGAGCCGGGCAAGGGGCCCAAGGGCAAGCCGCCAAAGATCTTCCACGCCTCGCTTCAATTCGAGACGGGCATGTTGGTCTTGACGGAGGCCAGTTCGCACAAGCGGGCGTCGATCCATGTGGTGAGGGGCGAAGACGCCCTCGCTGCCCATGATCCAGGCGGTATCGAACCCCTGGAGTGCAGCCTCGAATCGTTCCGACAACAAATATTGTCGGAGAATCGTACCCTCAAGAGGGCGCTCACCAACCCCAGAGCCTTCAGCGGAATTGGCAACGCGTATTCGGACGAGATTCTGCACGCAGCACGGCTTTCTCCCCTAAGGCTCACACGAAGCCTCGCCGCTGAGGAGGTGGAGCGCTTATGGAGTCAGACCCGCCGGACACTTTCCGACTGGTCCGAGAAGCTGTGGACCGAATTTGGCGGCCGATTCCCTGGACCTGGCGAGATCACGGCGTTTCGCCCCGATTTCGCCGCCCACGGCAAATTTGGAATGCCCTGCCCGGTGTGCGGCTCGCCCATTCAGAGAATCCGCTACGCCGAGAACGAGACGAATTACTGCGCCAACTGCCAGAACGAAGGCCGGCTGCTCGCGGACCGCGCTCTATCCAGGCTCCTGAAGAGCGACTGGCCGAAGACGCTCGAAGAAATGGAGGGGGGGTAG
- a CDS encoding L-fucose isomerase yields the protein MATLKVQRPENRLKTALPKVGIRPTIDGRYGGVRESLEGPTMAMAKAAKELIEKRIFHSCGLAVECVVHDTCIGGAAEAAECAAKFQKEGVGVSLTVTPCWCYGTETMDMDPLRPKAIWGFNGTERPGAVYLAATLSGHAQKGLPCFGIYGKDVQDLGDTDIPDDVQEKILKFVRAGIAAASMRGNSYLAMGGVSMGIAGSNVDHSFFERYLGMRVESVDMTEFIRRMERGIFDPEEFGKAMAWSREHCKEGKDWNAPEKQRTREQKDQDWQTSVKMALIARDLMVGNPKLADMGFKEEARGRNAIAGGFQGQRQWTDHLPNGDFMEAILNTSFDWNGIRQPYIVATENDSLNGATMLFGHLLTGSAQLFADVRTYWSQGSVERVANYSLSGGGEGGILHLINSGPAALDWTGEQNSHGQPVLKPWWAVTGTDAERCLNATKWCTSDLGYFPAGGWSTDFTTREGMPVTMARLNLVHGLGPVLQIAEGWTGELPEDVHKALDERTSPTWPTTWFVPVLNGRFPFDDVYNVMNNWGANHGAICYGHVGDLMMTLASMLRIPVDMHNVPQDRVFQPAVWSRFGVNEPIGADFRACAAYGPLYG from the coding sequence ATGGCAACGCTCAAAGTCCAACGCCCCGAAAATCGCCTCAAGACCGCCCTTCCCAAAGTAGGAATCCGCCCCACCATCGACGGGCGCTACGGCGGCGTCCGAGAGTCGCTCGAGGGCCCGACCATGGCGATGGCGAAAGCCGCCAAAGAGCTCATCGAAAAGCGCATCTTTCATTCCTGCGGGCTCGCGGTGGAATGCGTCGTCCATGACACCTGTATCGGAGGCGCGGCCGAAGCGGCCGAGTGCGCCGCCAAGTTCCAGAAAGAAGGCGTTGGCGTCTCCTTGACCGTCACGCCCTGCTGGTGTTACGGCACCGAAACGATGGACATGGACCCCCTTCGGCCCAAGGCCATCTGGGGGTTCAACGGAACCGAGCGGCCCGGCGCCGTCTATCTGGCAGCCACGCTGAGCGGGCATGCACAGAAGGGGCTTCCCTGCTTTGGCATCTATGGCAAGGACGTTCAAGACCTCGGCGACACCGACATTCCGGACGACGTCCAGGAGAAAATCCTCAAGTTCGTTCGCGCAGGAATCGCTGCGGCGAGCATGCGCGGTAACAGCTACCTGGCCATGGGCGGGGTCAGCATGGGCATCGCCGGCTCGAACGTGGACCACAGTTTCTTCGAGCGCTATCTCGGCATGAGGGTCGAATCGGTGGACATGACCGAGTTCATCCGGCGCATGGAGCGAGGGATATTCGACCCGGAAGAGTTCGGCAAGGCGATGGCCTGGAGCCGCGAGCACTGTAAGGAAGGCAAGGACTGGAATGCCCCTGAGAAGCAGCGGACCCGAGAACAGAAGGACCAAGACTGGCAGACCAGCGTCAAAATGGCGCTGATCGCGCGCGATCTGATGGTTGGCAACCCCAAGCTTGCCGACATGGGATTTAAGGAAGAGGCGCGCGGCCGGAATGCGATCGCCGGTGGGTTTCAGGGCCAGCGTCAGTGGACCGACCACCTTCCCAATGGCGACTTTATGGAGGCCATCCTCAACACCAGCTTCGATTGGAACGGCATCCGGCAGCCTTACATCGTCGCAACCGAGAACGACTCGCTCAACGGCGCGACCATGCTTTTCGGGCACCTGCTTACCGGGTCCGCCCAGCTCTTTGCCGATGTCCGCACCTATTGGAGCCAAGGCTCGGTCGAGCGCGTCGCCAACTATTCGCTCTCGGGGGGCGGAGAGGGCGGCATTCTGCACCTCATCAACTCGGGTCCGGCGGCTCTCGACTGGACAGGCGAACAAAACAGCCACGGCCAGCCCGTTCTCAAGCCCTGGTGGGCCGTCACCGGAACAGATGCCGAGCGCTGCCTGAACGCGACAAAGTGGTGTACCAGCGACCTCGGGTACTTCCCCGCCGGAGGCTGGTCAACCGACTTCACAACCCGCGAAGGGATGCCTGTCACGATGGCCCGGTTGAACCTCGTCCACGGCCTTGGCCCCGTGCTCCAGATCGCAGAAGGTTGGACCGGCGAGTTGCCGGAGGATGTCCACAAAGCTCTAGACGAAAGGACCAGTCCGACCTGGCCCACCACTTGGTTCGTTCCCGTGCTAAACGGCCGTTTCCCGTTTGACGACGTGTACAACGTGATGAACAACTGGGGCGCCAACCACGGCGCGATCTGCTACGGGCATGTCGGCGACCTCATGATGACGCTGGCTTCGATGCTGCGAATTCCGGTGGACATGCACAACGTGCCGCAGGATCGGGTGTTCCAGCCGGCAGTGTGGTCGAGGTTTGGGGTCAATGAGCCGATTGGCGCGGATTTTCGGGCTTGTGCGGCTTACGGGCCGCTGTATGGGTGA
- a CDS encoding PEP-CTERM sorting domain-containing protein, with the protein MVLNRAWTRVLFASALLATAVAAQATLLYDNGPMVTNAGAASGGADASLVQDDTLGLAVAGITANKAGGFWVSDDFEVAAGQTWDIDQMTFFGYQKGSTTTSTMTGLYVMIYANPTSSTDPTTGTLVFGDDATNRLSGSSFTNIYRMGETEGFANNTRPLMSIDAAVDVSLGEGHYAVVWAATGSLGSGPTMTLVTYLGQGGKAGANASAFDTAFHGGWYDVVDDVHAQDFAFQIVGTVPEPASVLVFAGGILVALARKRR; encoded by the coding sequence ATGGTGTTGAATCGTGCTTGGACGCGGGTGCTCTTTGCTAGCGCCCTTCTCGCTACAGCAGTTGCCGCGCAGGCGACGCTTCTCTATGATAACGGCCCCATGGTGACCAACGCCGGCGCAGCCTCCGGCGGCGCGGACGCCAGCCTGGTCCAGGACGACACATTGGGTCTCGCCGTGGCCGGCATCACCGCGAACAAAGCCGGCGGATTCTGGGTCTCTGACGATTTCGAAGTCGCTGCAGGCCAGACCTGGGACATCGACCAGATGACCTTCTTCGGCTATCAGAAGGGCTCCACGACGACGTCCACCATGACGGGGCTCTACGTCATGATCTACGCCAACCCCACGAGCTCGACGGACCCTACCACGGGCACGCTCGTCTTTGGCGACGACGCCACGAACCGGCTCTCAGGTTCCTCGTTTACAAACATCTATCGGATGGGTGAGACCGAAGGGTTTGCCAACAACACCAGGCCGCTGATGTCGATCGACGCCGCTGTCGACGTGTCACTGGGCGAAGGCCATTACGCCGTCGTCTGGGCCGCCACGGGCTCCCTTGGCTCCGGCCCCACGATGACGCTCGTCACCTACCTTGGCCAAGGCGGAAAGGCAGGCGCCAATGCTTCTGCCTTTGACACCGCGTTCCACGGTGGCTGGTACGACGTCGTGGACGACGTTCACGCACAGGACTTTGCCTTCCAGATCGTCGGCACGGTACCCGAGCCCGCGAGCGTTCTGGTATTTGCCGGCGGGATCCTTGTGGCCCTCGCCCGAAAGCGCCGCTAG
- a CDS encoding superoxide dismutase, with protein MSDAPNSEPAVTSKWSRRGLLQACAGAALTPNLTALSATLGAPASEKTMETTVGPKLVEVPSAIPEKVYTTESVGISRRTHDEHLKLWQGYARKTNEIRTALAEMGVPDPAKANQIYSQMRALKADYSFAYEGFVNHNVYFDTIGGKGGPATGKVADLIKEAYGSFENWAADLKATGIAARGWVYLAYDHAEKRVFNYLGDAQNTFPIWNHTLVLALDVYEHAYYLDFATNRGAYIDAYLKVIDWDAVNRRGEAVLLP; from the coding sequence GTGTCAGACGCCCCCAATAGCGAGCCTGCGGTAACCTCCAAATGGAGCAGGCGTGGCCTCCTTCAGGCCTGTGCCGGAGCGGCGCTGACCCCCAACCTGACGGCTCTGAGCGCCACTCTTGGAGCGCCCGCAAGCGAGAAAACCATGGAAACCACCGTTGGACCCAAGCTCGTCGAAGTACCCTCCGCGATTCCTGAAAAGGTCTATACGACGGAGAGCGTCGGCATCAGTCGAAGAACCCACGACGAACACCTGAAGCTCTGGCAGGGCTACGCTCGAAAGACCAACGAGATCCGCACCGCCCTCGCCGAGATGGGTGTGCCGGACCCCGCCAAGGCCAACCAGATCTATAGCCAGATGCGCGCGCTGAAGGCCGATTACTCGTTCGCCTACGAAGGGTTCGTCAACCACAACGTCTATTTCGACACCATTGGCGGGAAGGGCGGACCCGCTACCGGCAAGGTCGCCGACCTGATCAAGGAGGCCTATGGCTCCTTTGAGAATTGGGCCGCCGACCTGAAAGCCACCGGAATTGCCGCGCGCGGGTGGGTCTATCTGGCCTACGACCATGCCGAGAAGCGGGTTTTCAACTACCTTGGCGACGCGCAGAACACCTTCCCGATCTGGAACCACACGCTGGTTCTCGCGCTCGACGTCTACGAGCACGCCTATTATCTGGACTTCGCCACCAACCGTGGCGCCTACATCGACGCCTACCTGAAGGTCATCGATTGGGATGCGGTGAACCGGCGCGGCGAAGCCGTCTTGCTTCCCTAA